The proteins below are encoded in one region of Brassica napus cultivar Da-Ae chromosome A6, Da-Ae, whole genome shotgun sequence:
- the LOC125609927 gene encoding uncharacterized protein LOC125609927 has protein sequence MTARALGGDFRVLGEEVQDENMEEIGEHGRPPGDPPDAPGSWVKKVLGCNEGGMPVPEEIVDETFVEANLKLEFPNGEDGEPVITIGEEVLSAMNGLWKRCMIVKVLGSSIPLLSLTRRLKELWKPAGSMFVMDLPKNFFMVRFGVEEEYMNALSGGPWRAFGSYLMVQAWTPEFDPLRDEIVTTPVWVRLAHIPVNFYHKTILMGIAKGLGKPIKVDCTTLKVERARFARICVEVNLNKPLKGTVMINGERYCVSYEGISTICSSCGMYGHLAYSCPRKVLEETPINAVVPVERTQKSTEVAGMDTDFILVRQARKGLTQNGQRGVTQRSNESREMVGNKTLIGSKSRGARQESMSEEIRVSNRFGGLNVEEDMEEQVEKSGNREENKENENTTNIVSEGASKETGKEFSFGNNGNRGNRQPARLGPKDKKISNMRGPNPHKTKLRNVGPMRGLVFGPISGESGLSARGKRLRVEKENVGRPGGVFAGDGELDRNEKNSGHVYDKNNTQVQFSEMENLELNEAEASASQGREVLESVEA, from the coding sequence GGGAGACCGCCCGGAGATCCACCGGATGCTCCAGGCTCTTGGGTGAAGAAGGTATTAGGGTGCAATGAAGGAGGGATGCCTGTACCGGAGGAGATTGTGGACGAGACTTTTGTGGAAGCAAATCTGAAACTAGAGTTCCCTAATGGTGAGGATGGAGAACCGGTGATAACGATTGGAGAGGAGGTTTTGAGTGCTATGAATGGTTTATGGAAGAGATGTATGATTGTTAAGGTCTTGGGGAGTAGTATCCCATTATTGAGCTTAACGAGAAGGTTGAAGGAGCTATGGAAACCTGCGGGATCAATGTTTGTGATGGATCTCCCGAAGAATTTTTTCATGGTTCGTTTTGGAGTAGAGGAGGAGTACATGAATGCGCTATCAGGTGGCCCATGGAGGGCTTTTGGGAGTTACCTTATGGTGCAAGCATGGACGCCCGAGTTTGATCCGCTGAGGGACGAGATAGTTACGACACCGGTTTGGGTTCGTTTAGCACATATCCCAgttaatttttatcataaaacgATACTGATGGGGATTGCCAAGGGGTTAGGAAAACCGATCAAGGTGGACTGCACCACGCTAAAAGTCGAAAGAGCTAGATTTGCGAGAATTTGTGTGGAGGTTAACCTTAATAAGCCATTGAAAGGGACAGTGATGATTAATGGTGAGAGGTACTGCGTATCATATGAAGGAATCTCGACGATCTGCTCGTCATGTGGTATGTATGGACATCTAGCCTATTCATGCCCACGTAAGGTACTGGAGGAAACTCCTATAAATGCGGTTGTTCCAGTGGAAAGGACACAAAAGAGTACGGAGGTTGCAGGTATGGATACAGATTTTATCCTAGTGAGACAGGCGAGGAAAGGCCTAACTCAGAATGGGCAGAGAGGAGTTACACAGCGGAGTAATGAAAGTAGGGAGATGGTAGGAAACAAGACGTTGATCGGTAGTAAAAGTCGGGGGGCTCGTCAAGAGAGTATGTCGGAGGAGATAAGGGTTTCGAATAGGTTTGGAGGGTTGAATGTGGAGGAGGATATGGAGGAACAAGTGGAGAAGAGTGGGAATAGAGAAgagaataaagaaaatgaaaatactactAATATAGTTTCTGAAGGAGCGAGCAAAGAGACTGGGAAGGAATTCTCGTTTGGAAACAATGGGAACAGAGGAAACCGACAGCCTGCTCGATTGGgtccaaaagataagaagatTAGCAACATGAGAGGCCCGAATCCTCATAAGACCAAACTGAGAAATGTTGGGCCTATGCGGGGTTTGGTGTTTGGCCCAATAAGTGGGGAGAGTGGCTTGTCGGCGAGAGGGAAGAGACTACGAGTAGAGAAGGAAAATGTCGGCCGGCCAGGTGGTGTTTTCGCAGGAGATGGGGAGCTAGACAGAAATGAGAAGAATTCTGGGCATGTGTACGATAAAAATAACACTCAGGTGCAATTTTCAGAGATGGAGAATCTGGAATTGAATGAGGCAGAAGCTAGTGCGAGCCAAGGACGAGAAGTCCTGGAGAGTGTGGAGGCATAA